The nucleotide sequence GAGCCGATGAGTTCCACCATCGAACTCCTCGATCAGAACTTCCGGACGGTGTCGCGGCTGAACGCGGTCAACGATCTCGGTGAATCACTCAGAATCATTGAGCTGCGATTCGATGCCACGCTGAATCAGCTCGTGGCGGTCACGCGTACGGACCTGTTCGTCATCAACACGGCGACGGGTCAGGCCACGGCCGTGGCGACGCCGACCAATCTGGATCGGCCGCGCGTGTATGAGAAGATCGAGCGGCATCAGGCGCGTTACGGCACCTTCGCCGACCGCGCCGAGTTCTCGCAGGTGGCCCCGCTGCAGAAGCGGCTCGATCAGGGCGAGTTCCTCACCCCCGCGGAACTTGAAGCGATCCGGATCTACAATGAACATCAGGCCGCCCGACATTCCGGCGATCGCGAAGGACTTGATGCCGACGGGTGTGACTGTGTCGGCGATTCCTATGCTTCCGGCGATGTGAATCTGGCAATCACCGATAACACGGGAGACGGTAGTTGCGACGCCAGCGACGGCATCAGCAGTACGATCACGGTTCCCGACGTCCCCTTTGCCTTTGTCCTCGACGCGAATATCACCATTAATCTCAATCACACATTCGTGTCCGATCTTGTGATCGAGATCATCCACGATGGCGTGACGGTCGGCCTGTGGCAGCGCGGCGGGAACAGCTGCGACAACTTGGTCGGGACCACGTTTGACGACGAGGGCGGGCCGCTGCCGGCTCCGGGAAGCCCCGACTGCGGATTCACCGGATGCTTCTTTCCTCAGGATCCTTCCGCGTGCGGCAATTCCGCGCTTTCTGCGTTTGACGGGCAGGCCCCCGGTGGTGACTGGACGCTGCGGGTCGCGGATCATGTCGGCATCGACGTCGGCACGCTGCTCAACTGGTCGGTCTGTTTGAATCTCGCCCTCCTGCCGCCGCCGCTGCTCTGCGACTGCCCGGTTCTGGGAGACAATCTCTTCAACTCCGGCGATATCAACCTGCCGATCGACGATAATCTTGGACCGGATTTCTGCGTAGCGGTGGGGCAGATCTCGCATACCATCAGTGTCCCGCCGGGCGCCGGCAATGTCGTGGATGTCAATGTGATCGTCAACCTGACGCACACGTTCTATCCCGACCTCGTGATGGACATCACGCATAACGGCGTGACCGTGCTGTTGACGTCGCAAGGCGCCGGCGGTGTCGATTGCGGCCCGCAGACATGGATCTTTGACGACAGCGGCATTCCGTGGGTATCCGGCTCGTGCGACTTTAACGGCTGCGTGCAGCCGGGGTCCCTTGCCGGGCATGCCTGTGCGGCCACGAGCGATCTGAATGCATTCAACGGCATGAACGCGTCCGGTGACTGGACGTTCCGGTTGGCCGATGCCGTCGGAGTTGACGTCGGTACGCTCTTCAATTGGGGTCTGTGCCTGACGACGACTCCCCCGGGACACGTGAGTGTCGATTTCGCATTTCCGGATTTCCATTGTGTTGACGGCGCGTTGTCGCCGAATCCGGCGGTGTTTACGATGCACGTGACCAACCCGGGACCCGGAGACTGCAACGGAGTGCAGATTGACCTCAGCGCGGGCGGAGGAACGGGCGGCTCAGCGACCGTGACCGGCAGCCCGGCAGTGATCGGCGACCTGCCCGCGGGTGCCGCGGTGGATGTCGTCTTTACGCTTGACATCACGCCCTCCGGCTCCAGCGGTACGATTCCGCTGAGCGCGTTCGTGCAGTCGAGCAATTGCGGATCCTTCTTTATCGATTTCATCCAGATGGACGTTCCGGCCTGCCTGCCCCTGCCGGGTGACTGCAACTGTATGGACGTGGCCCTCGTCGTTGACGTCACCGGCTCGATGTTCGGCGCGATTGCCAACGTGGTGGCGGAACTGCCCAACGTGCTGGCCACGGCCAACACGGCCAGCGGCGGCGACGTCAAGTTCGCGGTGCTCTCGTTCCGCGACAATGTCATCACCAATCTGGATTTCACCTTCGATCAGGCGGCTGCGCAAGCCGCGATCGGAGCGCTGATCGCCATCGGCGGCGCGGGAGAACCCGAAGCTTCCGATGAAGCCTTACGCGAGACGATCACGCACGACGGTCAGTGCATGGTCAACGACCTGAACGGCTCGTTCCGCGCGGGATGCACGAAAATCTCTGTACTGATCACGGACGCGCGGCCGGGCGGATGTGACGACACTCACGACCTCACGGATGTGGCCAATGCGCATCAGCGAGCCGTGGACGCCGATGCGGCGGGAATTCACATCGCCGCCGTCTATGTCCCGACGTTCCCCGGCTATTCTCCGGAAATCGTGCCCATCATGCTGGACTATGCCAACACGTCCCACGGCAGCTACGTCGAAGTGCAGTGGGATGGACAGGGCACCGGCAACGCCATCTCCACGATCATCGAGAACTGCGGCGGCTTCTTCCCCGACGATTGCTTGCCCGATGGCGCGGATTGCAACGGCGGGCAGCCTGAAGTGTACACCACCGTGTCCGGCGCGATCAATAACGCCGTGCTGAACCTGACCGAAACCGGCGAAATGGAACTCGTGTGGGAGCCGGTTGACGGCGCGGAATTCTACCAAATCTACACCTCGACG is from candidate division KSB1 bacterium and encodes:
- a CDS encoding proprotein convertase P-domain-containing protein, coding for MIGCPRVCTAAIVRRSVLLVFLLAVSVVMATPVEQGSVRNPNQIVQKTVIAPDGARYFCEPMSSTIELLDQNFRTVSRLNAVNDLGESLRIIELRFDATLNQLVAVTRTDLFVINTATGQATAVATPTNLDRPRVYEKIERHQARYGTFADRAEFSQVAPLQKRLDQGEFLTPAELEAIRIYNEHQAARHSGDREGLDADGCDCVGDSYASGDVNLAITDNTGDGSCDASDGISSTITVPDVPFAFVLDANITINLNHTFVSDLVIEIIHDGVTVGLWQRGGNSCDNLVGTTFDDEGGPLPAPGSPDCGFTGCFFPQDPSACGNSALSAFDGQAPGGDWTLRVADHVGIDVGTLLNWSVCLNLALLPPPLLCDCPVLGDNLFNSGDINLPIDDNLGPDFCVAVGQISHTISVPPGAGNVVDVNVIVNLTHTFYPDLVMDITHNGVTVLLTSQGAGGVDCGPQTWIFDDSGIPWVSGSCDFNGCVQPGSLAGHACAATSDLNAFNGMNASGDWTFRLADAVGVDVGTLFNWGLCLTTTPPGHVSVDFAFPDFHCVDGALSPNPAVFTMHVTNPGPGDCNGVQIDLSAGGGTGGSATVTGSPAVIGDLPAGAAVDVVFTLDITPSGSSGTIPLSAFVQSSNCGSFFIDFIQMDVPACLPLPGDCNCMDVALVVDVTGSMFGAIANVVAELPNVLATANTASGGDVKFAVLSFRDNVITNLDFTFDQAAAQAAIGALIAIGGAGEPEASDEALRETITHDGQCMVNDLNGSFRAGCTKISVLITDARPGGCDDTHDLTDVANAHQRAVDADAAGIHIAAVYVPTFPGYSPEIVPIMLDYANTSHGSYVEVQWDGQGTGNAISTIIENCGGFFPDDCLPDGADCNGGQPEVYTTVSGAINNAVLNLTETGEMELVWEPVDGAEFYQIYTSTAMDQEENWAPIAFSLTTSVLLPALPSTDEPRLFHVKAKAASVDLIASDIACWPIEEGVGDLVEDFAQDNDGTNHGADWIIGPSGHRCLHFEYGDYVSVENSTEFYGQPLQLDACVSIDHVPTIQTGSYYIFSCHRYAQWFEGFGVRIDVFGRLMCQVWNTNTNSWQTLMAPMNRPVPVGVPFLVTAVINGNNSLLLLNGEVVAAGVQNYQSITNGYAMTIGAHHYNDNYAGPRHQYHMRGDIHWLKIGQFNVN